A single window of Aspergillus puulaauensis MK2 DNA, chromosome 5, nearly complete sequence DNA harbors:
- the ssdA gene encoding mRNA-binding translational repressor SSD1 (COG:J;~EggNog:ENOG410PFBN;~InterPro:IPR001900,IPR033771,IPR041093,IPR041505, IPR012340;~PFAM:PF17877,PF17216,PF00773,PF17849;~go_function: GO:0003723 - RNA binding [Evidence IEA];~go_function: GO:0004540 - ribonuclease activity [Evidence IEA]) — protein MDQQNQSGVPGPAGRKLHIAHRRSPSELTPLMMEQLAIQQQIEMLQQQQQQIAATHQQYVNMGLLQPQQLGQVPGFNPSLQGGGAPIGGVSPQQLGAFQFPQAPQQQQQQQQLGIPGNPSNQHSHRRNQSALPGFGMGPPPAPSSGASGYSDFNQQQQGNQQKNEGGGHGRGRGGPPGGGGHQRRHSLALPEAKKAAELAQQKRAASGFQFPAPSGDSSEGAPASEDKTTPNTTQPPQGLGLHRAGNIRAGAHGRSQSMAVGGNRGSMSGRGPGGFQFPSNDGSAGSENQRRGSQPSHGRTPSRNFDSNWRQPNNQAQGQDQSKGLGQQNTGFQPGHRARASMNQSIGSIGQFQYPGQQPQLIQLPQGQVVMAPPQMFGGGQQLNPLQLAQLQALQQNGQVNGQGLGGLQASQHAPQPLSAQQTQQQQQQQRKTLFTPYLPQANLPALLSNGQLVSGILRVNKKNRSDAYVTTPDLDADIFICGSKDRNRALEGDFVAIELLDVDEVWSQKREKEEKKKRKDITDARSGSTAGTDKPSRSDSNGDRQEVGPDGSIRRRGSLRQRPTQKKNDDVEVEGQSLLLVEEDEISDEQKPLYAGHVVAVIERIAGQMFSGTLGLLRPSSQATKEKQEAERLARDGAHGRNQDRQQDKPKIVWFKPTDKRVPLIAIPTEQAPRDFVEKHQDYANRIFVACIKRWPITSLHPFGTLVEQLGEMGDLKVETEALLRDNNFGSDEFTDAVLKSIGYENWSVSGESDLSSRRDFRQETTFTVEPSGTKELDNAYHFKVLPDGKVEIGIHVTDIAHFVKANSLVDREAKKRGTAVYLVDRLVKLLPPRIATELCALLPGEERFTASVVFKANPETGAIDDDVWIGKSIIKSTGRLSYDEVESVIQGTSNDALSGVSVDIIRGLQRTGSKFREARLGNRVSQIPPLRLLHSLDDENVPIEDNVFDSSAVRELVEELRTKANFLVARKLITALPDKAFLRRQQSPNARRLQSFVDRMNKLGFGLDEASSGSLQSSLCQVQDGDLRKGMETILVKAMQRAKYYVAGTVQEELRPHYTLNFPVYTHFTNPLRRYADIVVHRQLEAVLSDGAIEFSDDIESLNKTADICNNKKDSAHNAQEQSVHIEACRNMDKIRQEVGGDLISEGIVLCVYESAFDVLIPEYGFEKRVHCDQLPLKKAEYRKETRVLELYWEKGVPSSAYIPEDERPKPANSRAAQAAAAAREAEAARERAREREEALRKQTETGTMSADDVDALFDDDDDVSEVTEMAAGVSLNSADRSTQSMPPSPTRNGHLPQAPHRTLSDPKIATNTADAPEAKLTNKDKYLSLFNLREEGGDYIQDVTEMTRVPIILKTDLSKSPPCLTIRSVNPYAL, from the exons ATGGATCAACAGAACCAGTCCGGGGTCCCCGGACCAGCTGGGCGAAAGCTTCATATAGCCCATAGACGGAGCCCATCTGAGCTGACTCCTCTCATGA TGGAACAATTGGCGATTCAGCAACAAATCGAGATgcttcagcaacagcaacagcaaatCGCAGCCACACACCAACAGTATGTCAATATGGGACTATTGCAACCACAACAACTTGGCCAAGTTCCCGGTTTCAATCCCTCTCTACAAGGTGGCGGTGCGCCCATTGGCGGCGTTTCCCCGCAACAACTCGGTGCTTTTCAGTTTCCTCAGgctccccagcagcagcaacaacagcaacagctagGCATCCCAGGAAACCCTTCGAATCAGCATTCGCACCGCCGTAACCAGTCTGCTCTTCCGGGCTTCGGTATGggccctcctccagctccgtctTCTGGCGCCTCAGGATACTCCGACTTtaatcaacagcagcaaggtaaccagcagaagaatgagggtggaggccatggtcgtggccgtggcggccCTCCCGGCGGTGGTGGTCACCAGCGCCGTCATTCGCTTGCTCTACCTGAAGCTAAGAAGGCTGCAGAGCTTGCCCAACAGAAGCGGGCGGCTTCTGGGTTCCAATTCCCTGCCCCGTCCGGCGATTCGTCTGAAGGTGCACCCGCTTCCGAGGACAAAACAACCCCCAACACGACACAGCCGCCTCAAGGGTTGGGCCTTCACCGTGCCGGTAATATTCGAGCCGGTGCTCATGGTCGCAGTCAATCTATGGCTGTTGGTGGAAACCGCGGTTCTATGTCTGGCCGTGGCCCTGGCGGTTTTCAATTTCCGTCAAATGATGGATCCGCTGGTTCTGAGAACCAACGCCGTGGAAGCCAACCATCCCACGGTCGAACACCGTCGAGAAACTTTGACAGCAACTGGCGCCAACCTAATAACCAAGCGCAGGGCCAGGACCAGTCAAAGGGTCTCGGACAGCAAAACACCGGGTTTCAGCCAGGCCACCGTGCACGCGCGTCTATGAACCAGTCGATCGGCTCTATCGGTCAATTTCAGTATCCTggccaacaaccccagctaATTCAACTGCCACAGGGGCAGGTGGTTATGGCTCCGCCCCAAATGTTCGGTGGGGGTCAGCAATTGAACCCCCTACAACTTGCTCAGCTCCAAGCCCTGCAGCAGAACGGGCAGGTTAACGGCCAGGGCCTTGGTGGTCTCCAGGCTAGTCAACATGCACCCCAGCCGCTGTCTGCtcaacaaacacagcaacaacagcagcagcagcgaaaAACTCTATTCACACCTTACCTCCCCCAGGCTAATCTTCCTGCTCTCTTGAGCAACGGTCAACTTGTCTCTGGTATCCTCAGGGTGAATAAAAAGAACCGTTCCGATGCCTATGTCACGACTCCGGACTTGGATGCCGACATCTTCATTTGTGGTAGTAAGGATCGAAACCGTGCCCTAGAGGGTGACTTTGTCGCTATCGAACTTCtcgatgtcgatgaagtCTGGTCTcagaaaagagaaaaagaggagaagaagaagcgcaaggatATCACCGATGCCAGATCTGGTAGCACTGCTGGAACGGACAAACCGTCTCGCTCTGACTCAAACGGAGACCGCCAGGAGGTCGGCCCTGATGGTAGCATTCGCCGCCGTGGCAGTCTCCGACAGCGCCCTACCCAGAAAAAGAACGACGATGTTGAAGTGGAGGGTCAAAGTCTCCTcttggttgaagaagatgaaattAGTGATGAGCAGAAGCCCCTATACGCTGGTCATGTCGTCGCCGTTATTGAACGCATCGCTGGTCAAATGTTCTCAGGTACCCTCGGGTTGCTCCGTCCCAGCAGCCAGGCAAcaaaggagaagcaggaagcCGAGAGGCTTGCCAGAGATGGCGCTCACGGTCGCAACCAAGACCGCCAGCAAGACAAGCCCAAGATTGTTTGGTTCAAGCCCACTGACAAACGTGTTCCCCTGATAGCCATTCCGACAGAACAAGCTCCGCGCGATTTCGTGGAGAAACATCAGGACTATGCTAATCGCATTTTTGTCGCCTGTATCAAGAGATGGCCTATCACATCCCTTCATCCGTTTGGTACACTTGTCGAGCAGCTTGGAGAAATGGGCGATCTGAAAGTGGAGACCGAGGCACTTCTCCGCGACAACAACTTTGGCTCCGACGAGTTCACCGATGCTGTGCTGAAGAGCATTGGCTACGAAAACTGGTCGGTCTCCGGTGAAAGTGATCTATCTTCCCGCAGGGACTTCCGTCAAGAAACCACTTTCACCGTGGAACCGAGCGGAACCAAGGAGCTGGACAACGCCTACCATTTCAAGGTGCTTCCTGATGGGAAAGTGGAAATCGGTATCCATGTCACCGATATCGCTCACTTTGTGAAGGCCAATTCCTTAGTTGACCGTGAGGCCAAAAAACGAGGCACTGCTGTCTATCTTGTTGATCGATTGGTGAAACTGCTGCCGCCTCGTATTGCGACCGAACTATGCGCTTTGCTCCCAGGTGAGGAGCGCTTCACGGCCAGTGTCGTATTCAAGGCCAACCCAGAGACGGGTGCTATTGACGATGATGTCTGGATTGGCAAGAGTATCATCAAGAGCACAGGCAGGCTGAGTTACGATGAGGTAGAATCCGTGATTCAGGGAACATCTAATGACGCCTTGTCGGGAGTCTCAGTTGATATTATTCGGGGATTGCAG CGCACTGGCTCAAAATTCCGCGAAGCTAGACTGGGCAATCGAGTCTCGCAGatccctcctcttcgccttcttcattctttgGATGATGAAAATGTGCCAATTGAGGACAACGTCTTTGATTCTTCCGCCGTGCGAGAGCTTGTGGAGGAGTTGCGCACTAAAGCAAACTTCCTAGTTGCCCGCAAGTTGATCACAGCTTTGCCCGACAAAGCTTTCCTGCGTCGTCAACAGTCTCCAAATGCCCGTCGTCTCCAGTCATTTGTCGATCGTATGAACAAACTTGGCTTCGGCTTGGACGAGGCCAGCAGTGGAAGCTTGCAAAGTAGTCTGTGCCAGGTTCAAGACGGTGATTTGCGCAAG GGAATGGAAACAATCTTGGTGAAAGCCATGCAGCGTGCAAAGTACTATGTTGCCGGTACTGTGCAGGAAGAATTGCGTCCTCACTACACTCTCAACTTCCCTGTATATACTCACTTTACAAACCCTCTGCGCCGTTATGCCGACATTGTTGTCCATCGCCAACTTGAAGCAGTCTTGTCTGACGGTGCTATTGAGTTCTCGGATGATATTGAATCCCTCAACAAGACCGCAGATATCTGCAACAACAAGAAAGACTCGGCACACAATGCCCAGGAGCAAAGCGTTCATATCGAGGCCTGCCGCAATATGGACAAGATCCGCCAAGAAGTTGGTGGTGACCTTATCAGCGAGGGTATTGTTCTTTGCGTCTACGAGTCCGCGTTTGATGTCCTCATTCCGGAGTATGGTTTTGAGAAGCGTGTCCACTGCGATCAGCTGCCCTTGAAAAAGGCGGAATATCGCAAGGAAACGCGGGTCTTGGAACTCTACTGGGAGAAGGGCGTGCCTTCTTCGGCCTACATCCCTGAGGATGAACGTCCTAAGCCCGCCAACTCCCGTGCTGcgcaggctgctgctgctgccagagaAGCGGAAGCCGCTCGCGAGCGCgcgagggagagagaggaagccTTGAGGAAGCAGACCGAAACGGGAACCATGTctgctgatgatgtggaTGCGTTgttcgacgatgatgatgatgtctcTGAGGTCACAGAAATGGCAGCTGGTGTGTCATTGAATTCTGCGGATCGCTCAACCCAGAGTATGCCGCCATCGCCCACCCGCAATGGCCACTTGCCACAAGCTCCTCATCGCACGCTTTCGGATCCCAAGATCGCCACCAACACTGCTGATGCCCCCGAAGCCAAATTGACCAACAAAGATAAATACCTCAGTCTATTCAATCTcagagaagagggaggagattaCATCCAAGATGTTACCGAAATGACTCGCGTGCCCATCATTCTGAAGACCGATCTAAGCAAGAGCCCTCC TTGCCTCACTATTCGCTCGGTCAACCCCTACGCGCTGTAG
- a CDS encoding putative RNA export mediator Gle1 (COG:A;~EggNog:ENOG410PJEK;~InterPro:IPR038506,IPR012476;~PFAM:PF07817;~go_component: GO:0005643 - nuclear pore [Evidence IEA];~go_process: GO:0016973 - poly(A)+ mRNA export from nucleus [Evidence IEA]), whose amino-acid sequence MGRSNYPSQMDSPSKQLMLDLTRDLEQLRVHNSELKKVKAFERRSFYERLDKADSELEAQHNAALDKVAARHEKVLEEAEEALRDHHRAVEEENRRKQEEARKEAERQERERAEKLRKEQELARLKAEQEAAEEAKRKAAEEAEKKKRIEQEEKERKEREHAEQETKKRQEEAQKAEQEATRLKEEEAAQNQQAARQKQLGAGRLTDDEIKIHQRYVELHQHLKKFRLYLRNEGKTNPIIKQNMGDMRRSIKKCVGQLREGKGANKNQTQEIRTTLEKAASIAEPSVDVRQFIAFPPENIANSDDNKVPGLLIYSLNILAKSLISSLITEASINQGHAEPIGIVAAQIFSLDSFIYKGYHMVDILWAKYRVVCPALWGFHGSEKTESGRRALGWWREGPDGPFVSEQAHADRMTALGGGFAALTLRNFGKTQRKNPFPNILFWTSMHKILNIPANEIQDTHVTLLSAMLRSSAERIVGFFGHIGLAVMRRAIVELPPNLPRQSMAVNQLKLLKDLYKREKHIII is encoded by the exons ATGGGAAGATCCAATTATCCGTCTCAAATGGACAGCCCCTCAAAACAGCTTATGCTTGATCTGACCAGAgatctggagcagctgcgCGTTCACAACTCTGAGTTGAAAAAGGTCAAAGCATTCGAACGCCGCTCATTTTACGAGAGGCTCGACAAAGCTGACAGCGAACTTGAAGCCCAGCATAATGCAGCGCTCGATAAAGTTGCCGCTCGTCACGAGAAAGTGTtggaagaagccgaagaggcGCTGAGAGATCACCATCGTGCGGTCGAGGAAGAGAACCGCCGCAAACAGGAAGAAGCTCGGAAGGAGGCCGAACGACAAGAGCGGGAGAGGGCAGAGAAACTACGCAAGGAACAAGAACTCGCACGATTAAAGGCCGAACAGGAGGCTGCCGAAGAGGCGAAACGAAAAGCCGCAGAGGAggcggaaaagaagaaacggatagaacaggaagagaaagagcgCAAGGAACGGGAACACGCGGAGCAGGAAACCAAAAAGCGGCAGGAGGAAGCCCAGAAAGCCGAACAAGAAGCCACACGTctgaaggaagaagaagcggcaCAGAACCAGCAAGCAGCGCGACAGAAACAGCTCGGTGCTGGCCGATTGACGGATGATGAGATCAAAATCCACCAGCGCTATGTTGAACTACATCAGCACTTGAAAAAGTTCCGCCTGTACCTCAGAAATGAGGGGAAGACGAATCCAATCATCAAGCAGAATATGGGAGACATGCGACGATCCATCAAGAAATGCGTTGGCCAGTTACGCGAAGGAAAGGGTGCAAACAAGAACCAG ACTCAAGAAATCCGCACTACACTCGAGAAAGCCGCCTCCATCGCTGAACCGTCTGTTGATGTTCGCCAATTTATTGCGTTCCCTCCTGAAAACATCGCGAACTCTGATGATAACAAGGTGCCGGGACTTTTGATATATTCCTTGAACATCCTCGCCAAGTCCCTGATTTCGTCACTCATCACAGAAGCGTCGATTAACCAGGGCCATGCAGAGCCAATTGGAATTGTGGCCGCCCAGATTTTCTCTCTGGACTCATTCATCTACAAGGGCTACCATATGGTAGATATCTTGTGGGCGAAATACCGCGTCGTTTGCCCCGCTCTCTGGGGCTTCCACGGCAGCGAGAAAACCGAATCTGGAAGACGTGCCCTTGGATGGTGGCGCGAAGGCCCGGACGGCCCATTCGTCAGCGAACAAGCCCATGCAGATCGGATGACTGCTCTGGGAGGCGGATTCGCTGCCCTAACCCTGCGCAATTTTGGCAAGACGCAGCGCAAGAATCCGTTTCCAAATATACTGTTTTGGACATCTATGCATAAGATCCTCAATATTCCCGCCAACGAGATCCAGGATACTCATGTAACCTTGCTTTCCGCAATGTTGAGATCGTCGGCGGAGAGAATTGTTGGCTTTTTCGGACACATCGGTCTGGCAGTGATGCGGAGAGCCATTGTCGAACTGCCCCCAAACCTCCCACGTCAAAGCATGGCAGTAAACCAGCTGAAACTGCTCAAGGACCTCTACAAACGAGAGAAGCATATCATAATATGA